One segment of Mycolicibacterium baixiangningiae DNA contains the following:
- the mftD gene encoding pre-mycofactocin synthase MftD (MftD, an enzyme found in the mycofactocin biosynthesis locus, performs an oxidative deamination of 3-amino-5-[(p-hydroxyphenyl)methyl]-4,4-dimethyl-2-pyrrolidinone (AHDP). The resulting compound, now called pre-mycofactocin (PMFT), is a biologically active redox cofactor that can oxidize the non-exchangeable NADH of TIGR03971 family SDR-type oxidoreductases.), with protein sequence MARDTWFETVAIAQQRAKKRLPKSVYSSLISASEKGVTVSDNVESFSELGFAPHVVGAAAKRDLSTTVMGQEISMPVMISPTGVQAVDPDGEVAVARAAAARGTAMGLSSFASKPIEEVIAANPKLFFQIYWLGGREAILERALRAKEAGAVGLIATTDWSFSHGRDWGSPAIPEQMNLKTMLRMSPEVLTKPRWLWDFGKTLSPPDLRVPNQARRGEPGPPFFQAYGEWMGTPPPTWEDIAWLRERWDGPFMLKGIVRVDDAKRAVDAGVSAISVSNHGGNNLDGTPAAIRCLPAVADAVGDQIEVLLDGGIRRGSDVVKALALGARAVMIGRAYLWGLAANGQAGVENVLDILRGGIDSALMGLGRASIHDLGPSDILVPPGFTRALGVPGGDDA encoded by the coding sequence ATGGCCCGCGATACCTGGTTCGAAACCGTCGCCATCGCCCAGCAACGGGCGAAGAAACGGCTACCCAAGTCGGTGTACTCCTCGCTGATCTCCGCCAGCGAGAAGGGGGTGACGGTCTCCGACAACGTGGAGTCCTTCTCCGAGCTCGGCTTCGCCCCGCACGTCGTCGGCGCTGCCGCGAAGCGCGATCTGTCGACAACGGTCATGGGGCAAGAGATTTCGATGCCGGTCATGATCTCGCCGACCGGTGTGCAGGCCGTCGACCCCGACGGCGAGGTCGCGGTCGCGCGTGCGGCCGCCGCCCGCGGCACCGCGATGGGGTTGTCCTCGTTCGCGAGCAAGCCGATCGAAGAGGTCATCGCCGCCAACCCGAAGCTGTTCTTCCAGATCTACTGGCTGGGGGGACGGGAGGCGATCCTGGAGCGGGCGCTTCGCGCCAAGGAAGCCGGTGCGGTAGGGCTGATCGCCACGACCGACTGGAGCTTCTCCCATGGCCGGGACTGGGGCAGCCCGGCGATTCCCGAACAGATGAACCTCAAGACGATGTTGAGGATGTCGCCCGAGGTGCTCACGAAGCCGCGTTGGCTGTGGGATTTCGGGAAGACGCTGAGCCCGCCTGACCTGCGGGTGCCCAACCAGGCGCGCCGCGGCGAGCCCGGCCCGCCGTTCTTTCAGGCCTACGGAGAGTGGATGGGCACCCCGCCGCCCACCTGGGAGGACATCGCATGGTTGCGTGAGCGGTGGGACGGCCCGTTCATGCTCAAGGGCATCGTGCGCGTCGACGACGCGAAACGTGCTGTCGACGCCGGTGTTTCAGCGATCTCGGTGTCCAACCACGGCGGTAACAATCTCGATGGGACCCCGGCAGCCATCCGTTGCCTGCCCGCGGTCGCCGATGCGGTGGGCGACCAGATCGAGGTCCTGCTCGACGGCGGGATCCGCCGCGGCAGCGACGTGGTCAAGGCCTTGGCCCTCGGTGCCCGCGCGGTGATGATCGGCCGGGCGTACCTGTGGGGGCTCGCCGCCAACGGCCAGGCCGGTGTGGAGAACGTCCTGGACATCCTGCGCGGTGGCATCGATTCGGCATTGATGGGGCTCGGGCGCGCCTCGATTCATGATCTGGGGCCGAGCGACATCCTGGTGCCGCCGGGGTTCACCCGCGCCCTGGGTGTTCCGGGTGGCGACGACGCGTAA
- the mftC gene encoding mycofactocin radical SAM maturase (MftC is a radical SAM/SPASM enzyme that catalyzes the first two steps in biosynthesis of the electron carrier mycofactocin from the terminal Val-Tyr dipeptide of the precursor peptide MftA.) yields MTSVAPVPRLVEQFERGLDAPICLTWELTYACNLACVHCLSSSGKRDPRELSTQQCKDIIDELERMQVFYVNIGGGEPTVRPDFWELVDYATAHHVGVKFSTNGVRITPEVAAKLAASDYVDVQISLDGATAEINDAVRGPGSFAMAERALENLAAAGFKDAKISVVVTRHNVGQLDDFAALASRYGATLRITRLRPSGRGADVWDDLHPTAEQQVQLYNWLVAKGERVLTGDSFFHLSGLGEPGALAGLNLCGAGRVVCLIDPVGDVYACPFAIHDKFLAGNILSDTGSGAGFQNVWQNSELFRELREPQSAGACSGCGHYDACRGGCMAAKFFTGLPLDGPDPECVQGFGAPALTVDRVKPKPSGDHSRGTKQQGPIPLKLLTKPPARLCDESPV; encoded by the coding sequence ATGACTTCCGTTGCGCCGGTCCCGCGCCTGGTCGAGCAGTTCGAGCGTGGCCTCGATGCGCCGATCTGCCTGACGTGGGAGCTGACCTACGCCTGCAACCTGGCGTGCGTGCACTGCCTGTCCTCGTCGGGCAAACGCGATCCGCGCGAGCTCTCCACGCAGCAGTGCAAGGACATCATCGACGAGCTCGAGCGCATGCAGGTGTTCTACGTCAACATCGGCGGCGGGGAACCCACTGTGCGACCGGACTTCTGGGAGCTGGTCGACTACGCGACCGCACACCACGTCGGAGTGAAGTTCTCCACCAACGGTGTGCGCATCACGCCGGAGGTCGCCGCCAAACTCGCGGCCAGTGACTACGTCGACGTGCAGATCTCGCTGGACGGTGCGACCGCCGAGATCAACGACGCGGTCCGCGGCCCCGGCTCGTTCGCGATGGCCGAGCGCGCCCTGGAGAACCTGGCCGCCGCGGGCTTCAAGGACGCCAAGATCTCGGTCGTCGTCACCCGTCACAACGTCGGGCAGCTCGACGACTTCGCCGCGCTGGCGAGCCGCTACGGCGCGACGCTGCGGATCACCCGGCTGCGCCCGTCGGGCCGCGGCGCCGACGTGTGGGACGACCTGCACCCCACTGCCGAGCAGCAGGTGCAGCTGTACAACTGGCTGGTCGCCAAGGGTGAGCGGGTGCTGACCGGCGACTCGTTCTTCCACCTCTCCGGGCTGGGGGAACCGGGCGCGCTGGCCGGGCTCAACCTGTGCGGTGCGGGCCGGGTGGTTTGCCTCATCGACCCGGTGGGTGACGTCTATGCCTGCCCGTTCGCCATCCACGACAAGTTCCTGGCCGGAAACATTCTGTCGGACACAGGTTCTGGGGCTGGGTTTCAGAACGTCTGGCAGAACTCCGAACTGTTCCGCGAACTGCGTGAACCGCAGTCGGCGGGGGCCTGCAGTGGCTGCGGGCACTACGACGCCTGCCGCGGCGGATGCATGGCCGCGAAGTTCTTCACCGGCCTCCCGCTCGACGGGCCCGACCCGGAGTGCGTGCAGGGGTTCGGTGCGCCGGCGCTGACGGTCGACCGCGTCAAGCCCAAGCCCAGCGGCGACCACTCGCGGGGGACCAAGCAGCAGGGCCCGATCCCGTTGAAACTGTTGACCAAGCCGCCCGCTCGGCTGTGTGACGAAAGCCCGGTGTGA
- the mftB gene encoding mycofactocin biosynthesis chaperone MftB (MftB, a small protein, is a peptide chaperone that assists the radical SAM enzyme MftC in performing two modifications to the C-terminal Val-Tyr dipeptide of the mycofactocin precursor peptide, MftA. MftB's role is analogous to the role of PqqD in the biosynthesis of PQQ, a cofactor that derives entirely from a Tyr and a Glu in the precursor PqqA.), whose translation MTAPVAFDPDLRWRLHSQVAVRPEPFGALLYHFGTRKLSFLKNRTIVDVVNSLAEHRDARSACRAAGIDDAQQAPYLHALGVLVQSKMLVCEEKPAP comes from the coding sequence GTGACGGCGCCTGTCGCGTTCGACCCCGATCTGCGGTGGAGGCTGCACAGCCAGGTGGCGGTGCGGCCTGAACCGTTCGGGGCGCTGCTCTACCACTTCGGGACCCGCAAGCTGTCGTTCCTGAAGAACCGCACGATCGTCGACGTGGTGAACTCGCTCGCCGAGCATCGCGACGCCCGCTCCGCCTGCCGCGCAGCCGGTATCGACGATGCGCAACAGGCGCCGTACCTGCACGCCCTCGGCGTGCTCGTCCAATCCAAGATGCTCGTCTGCGAGGAGAAACCCGCACCATGA
- the mftA gene encoding mycofactocin precursor MftA (Mycofactocin is a small molecule electron carrier derived from the final two amino acids, Val-Tyr, of MftA, the mycofactocin precursor. It plays a role in redox homeostasis and the metabolism of alcohols and aldehydes in Actinobacteria, including Mycobacterium tuberculosis.), producing the protein MEPDQHTEADTELVTETLVEEVSIDGMCGVY; encoded by the coding sequence ATGGAGCCCGATCAGCACACCGAAGCAGACACCGAACTCGTCACCGAGACGCTCGTCGAAGAGGTCTCGATCGACGGGATGTGCGGGGTCTACTGA
- the mftR gene encoding mycofactocin system transcriptional regulator (MftR, the mycofactocin system transcriptional regulator, is an uncharacterized TetR family DNA-binding transcription factor. Its role is inferred by context. It occurs as part of the biosynthesis locus for mycofactocin, a partially characterized electron carrier derived from the terminal Val-Tyr dipeptide of the precursor peptide MftA, through a radical SAM enzyme-mediated process.): MRQDSAARVGRRRSTTQDHITDVALELFAARGFDEVSVDDVAAAAGIARRTVFRYYSSKSAIPWGDFDAHLDHMRHLFDGVDPDVPIDDALRAALLAFNEFDAAETARHRQRMRVILQTDALQAYSMTMYAGWRAVVAGFVARRMGVKGQDLVPQTVAWTMLGVALSAYEQWLADEAVSLTQALGDAFDTVRNGLHALH, from the coding sequence ATGCGGCAGGATTCCGCGGCTCGCGTGGGTCGGCGCCGCTCCACCACCCAGGACCACATCACCGACGTCGCGCTCGAATTGTTCGCCGCCCGCGGGTTCGACGAGGTCAGCGTCGACGATGTCGCCGCCGCCGCCGGTATCGCCCGGCGCACGGTGTTCCGCTACTACTCCTCGAAGAGCGCGATTCCGTGGGGCGACTTCGACGCGCATCTCGACCACATGCGCCACCTGTTCGACGGTGTGGACCCCGACGTTCCGATCGACGATGCGCTACGGGCCGCCCTGCTGGCGTTCAACGAATTCGACGCCGCGGAGACCGCCCGCCATCGACAACGGATGCGGGTCATTCTGCAAACCGATGCGCTGCAGGCGTATTCGATGACGATGTACGCCGGGTGGCGGGCTGTCGTCGCCGGGTTCGTGGCCCGTCGGATGGGTGTCAAGGGGCAGGATCTGGTGCCGCAGACCGTGGCGTGGACGATGCTCGGCGTGGCGCTGTCGGCCTACGAGCAGTGGCTGGCCGACGAGGCGGTGTCGCTCACGCAGGCGCTCGGCGACGCTTTCGACACGGTGCGCAACGGCCTGCACGCCCTCCATTAG
- a CDS encoding RNA polymerase sigma factor — MSGESDGDDAPRTLLALYDDALPTVYGYFVRRCPDRGTAEDLTSETFLAAMDAARRGAASSISLPWLIGVARHKLADHYRRRHDRHTVPVSEVPEPSDPVDDWDAELDRIVAESVLARLPEQHRTVLSLRYLDGRSVPECAELIGRTVHATEALLVRARRAFRSQYPEGGTP, encoded by the coding sequence GTGAGCGGCGAATCGGACGGTGACGACGCTCCGCGGACCCTGCTGGCGCTCTACGACGACGCCCTGCCGACGGTGTACGGCTACTTCGTCAGGCGCTGTCCGGACCGTGGAACCGCCGAGGACCTGACGTCGGAGACCTTCCTGGCGGCGATGGATGCCGCCCGGCGGGGCGCCGCCTCGTCGATCAGCCTGCCGTGGCTGATCGGGGTGGCGCGGCACAAGTTGGCAGACCACTACCGCCGCCGCCATGACCGGCACACCGTGCCGGTCTCCGAGGTGCCCGAACCCAGCGACCCGGTCGACGACTGGGACGCCGAACTCGACCGGATCGTCGCCGAGAGTGTGCTGGCGCGGCTGCCCGAACAGCACCGGACGGTGCTGTCGCTGCGCTATCTGGACGGCCGTTCGGTCCCCGAATGCGCCGAGCTGATCGGCCGGACGGTGCACGCCACCGAGGCGCTGCTGGTGCGGGCCCGTCGCGCATTCCGCTCGCAGTACCCGGAAGGAGGCACGCCGTGA
- a CDS encoding VOC family protein has protein sequence MNDNADPLWVLHGDELPVHPDPAFAARLRARLESALRLPNRTEGVDMTDTDVAPAALPRPAALPYLAVADARAAVDWYVEAFGATLVGEPIVMDDGRIGHAELALAGGLLYLADEFPEIGLRAPVPEHVSVSLMLQVDDTDAALRRARESGARVQREPYDAHGSRTAAIVDPFGHRWMLSGPLTGGFTPIRHGDVGYVSLWTADTERAATFYGHVLGWTYDPATRQVTNTALPTGIFPGDGQATLFCCYAVDDLDEARQSITASGGTLGATVEHDFGTTLDATDPLGNAFAVFTPSRPTPRPALNGSGPGELSYITYEVADSAVFRDFYHRVLSWTFETGRVEDGWQVEGAHPMAGMAGSSARSVTVPMWTVADIDDAVRLVREAGGSVLQSPSRQPYGLMAECVDDQGARFYLGQF, from the coding sequence GTGAACGACAACGCGGACCCGCTGTGGGTCCTGCACGGCGACGAGCTTCCGGTTCACCCCGACCCGGCGTTCGCGGCGCGGTTGCGCGCGCGGCTGGAGTCGGCGCTGAGATTGCCCAACCGAACCGAAGGAGTCGACATGACTGACACCGATGTGGCGCCGGCTGCGCTCCCGCGCCCGGCCGCACTGCCCTACCTGGCCGTCGCCGATGCCCGCGCGGCCGTCGACTGGTACGTCGAGGCGTTCGGCGCGACGCTGGTCGGCGAGCCGATCGTGATGGACGACGGACGCATCGGCCACGCCGAACTCGCGCTGGCGGGCGGTCTGCTCTACCTGGCCGACGAGTTCCCGGAGATCGGGTTGAGAGCGCCTGTGCCAGAACACGTCTCGGTCAGCCTGATGCTGCAGGTCGACGATACCGACGCGGCGTTGCGGCGGGCCCGCGAGTCCGGCGCCCGCGTGCAGCGCGAACCCTACGACGCCCACGGGTCGCGCACCGCGGCGATCGTCGACCCGTTCGGGCACCGGTGGATGCTGTCCGGACCGCTCACCGGCGGGTTCACGCCGATTCGGCACGGCGACGTCGGCTACGTGTCCCTGTGGACCGCCGATACCGAGCGCGCGGCGACGTTCTACGGCCATGTCCTGGGCTGGACCTACGATCCGGCCACTCGGCAGGTCACCAACACCGCGCTGCCCACCGGCATCTTCCCCGGAGACGGACAGGCCACGCTGTTCTGCTGCTACGCCGTCGACGACCTCGACGAGGCGCGGCAGTCCATCACCGCCTCGGGCGGAACACTCGGTGCCACAGTCGAACACGACTTCGGGACGACGCTGGACGCCACCGATCCGCTGGGCAACGCCTTCGCGGTGTTCACCCCGTCACGTCCGACGCCCCGGCCCGCGCTCAACGGCAGCGGCCCCGGCGAACTGTCCTACATCACCTACGAGGTGGCCGACTCCGCAGTGTTCCGGGACTTCTACCACCGGGTGCTGTCCTGGACGTTCGAGACCGGCCGGGTCGAGGACGGTTGGCAGGTCGAGGGCGCCCATCCGATGGCGGGTATGGCCGGGAGCAGCGCGCGGTCGGTGACCGTGCCGATGTGGACCGTCGCCGACATCGACGACGCGGTGCGCCTGGTCCGGGAGGCCGGCGGTTCGGTGCTGCAGTCGCCGTCCCGTCAGCCCTACGGCCTGATGGCCGAATGCGTCGACGACCAGGGCGCCCGCTTCTACCTGGGCCAGTTCTGA
- a CDS encoding NAD(P)/FAD-dependent oxidoreductase has translation MSTSGGIVIVGGGLAAARTAEQLRRSNYPGPVTIVSDEDHLPYDRPPLSKEVLRSETDDVTLKPAEFYQENDITVLLGAGAATLDTAARTLTLTDGRVIGYDELVIATGLVPKRIPSIPDLPGVHVLRSFGESLKLREEAASARRAVVIGAGFIGCEVAASLRKLGVDVVLVEPQPAPLASVLGTQIGELVARLHRAEGVDVRCGVGVSEVRGEGRVQAVVLSDGTEVDADIVVVGIGSRPATDWLDGSGIVLDNGVLCDAEGRSSAPHVWAIGDVASWLDTVGNQVRVEHWSNVADQARVLVPAMLGQDIPGVVSVPYFWSDQYDVKIQCLGEPEADDTVHIVEDDGRKFLAYYERDGVVAGVVGGGMPGKVMKTRSKIANGAPISDVLG, from the coding sequence GTGAGCACTTCAGGTGGCATCGTCATCGTCGGCGGCGGCCTCGCGGCGGCCCGCACGGCCGAACAACTGCGGCGTTCCAATTACCCCGGCCCCGTCACGATCGTCAGCGACGAGGACCATCTGCCCTACGACCGGCCTCCGCTGTCGAAGGAAGTGCTGCGCAGCGAAACCGACGACGTGACGCTCAAGCCGGCGGAGTTCTACCAGGAGAACGACATCACCGTGCTGCTCGGCGCGGGTGCGGCCACCCTGGACACCGCGGCGCGGACGCTCACCCTGACCGACGGCCGCGTGATCGGTTACGACGAGCTGGTGATCGCGACCGGGTTGGTGCCCAAGCGGATTCCGTCCATTCCCGATCTGCCCGGCGTCCACGTCCTGCGATCGTTCGGCGAGAGCCTCAAGCTGCGCGAGGAGGCCGCTTCGGCGCGGCGCGCCGTGGTGATCGGTGCCGGGTTCATCGGCTGCGAGGTCGCCGCGAGCCTGCGCAAACTCGGTGTCGACGTGGTGCTCGTAGAACCCCAACCCGCGCCGCTGGCGTCGGTGCTCGGCACGCAGATCGGTGAGCTGGTGGCCCGCCTGCACCGCGCCGAAGGCGTCGACGTGCGGTGCGGGGTCGGGGTGAGCGAGGTCCGCGGAGAGGGCAGGGTGCAGGCCGTCGTGTTGTCCGACGGCACCGAGGTCGACGCCGACATCGTGGTGGTCGGCATCGGCTCCCGCCCGGCCACCGACTGGCTCGACGGCAGCGGCATCGTGCTCGACAACGGCGTGCTGTGTGATGCCGAAGGGCGGTCCAGCGCACCGCACGTGTGGGCGATCGGCGACGTCGCGTCGTGGCTAGACACCGTCGGAAACCAAGTGCGCGTGGAGCACTGGAGCAATGTCGCCGACCAGGCGCGGGTGCTGGTGCCCGCGATGCTCGGACAGGACATCCCCGGTGTGGTCTCGGTGCCGTACTTCTGGAGTGACCAGTACGACGTCAAGATCCAGTGCCTGGGAGAGCCCGAGGCCGACGACACCGTGCACATCGTCGAGGACGACGGCCGCAAATTCCTGGCGTACTACGAGCGCGACGGCGTGGTCGCCGGTGTGGTCGGAGGCGGGATGCCCGGCAAGGTGATGAAGACCCGCAGCAAGATCGCCAACGGCGCACCGATCAGCGACGTGCTCGGGTAG
- a CDS encoding Lrp/AsnC family transcriptional regulator → MDRLDDTDERILAELAEHARATFAEIGQRVNLSAPAVKRRVDRMLDDGVIRGFTTAVDRNAVGWNTEAYVQVFCHGTIAPERLRAAWIDIPEVVSAATVTGTADAILHVLARDMRHLEEALERIRSSADIERSESIVVLSNLIERAHP, encoded by the coding sequence ATGGACCGGTTGGACGACACCGACGAACGCATCCTCGCCGAACTGGCCGAGCATGCGCGCGCCACCTTTGCCGAGATCGGGCAACGGGTGAACCTGTCGGCCCCCGCCGTCAAGCGGCGGGTGGACCGCATGCTCGACGACGGCGTGATCCGCGGCTTCACCACCGCGGTGGACCGCAACGCCGTCGGCTGGAACACCGAGGCGTACGTACAGGTGTTCTGCCACGGCACGATTGCGCCGGAACGCCTCCGCGCGGCCTGGATCGACATCCCGGAGGTGGTCAGCGCCGCGACGGTGACCGGCACCGCCGACGCGATCCTGCACGTGCTCGCCCGCGATATGCGCCACCTCGAGGAAGCGTTGGAACGTATCCGTTCCAGCGCGGACATCGAGCGCAGTGAGAGCATCGTGGTGCTGTCCAACCTCATCGAGCGCGCGCATCCGTGA
- the ddaH gene encoding dimethylargininase, translating to MPFPVTRTPRIRHYVMTPPTFFAVEYAINPWMDPTTTVDTHRALDQWEALRRTYKELGHTVELVEPVAGLPDMVYAANGGVLVAGHAVVARFAYPQRAAESDAYAEWMSRHGYTPVRTDHVNEGQGDVLVVGRLLLAGYGFRTDVRAHAEIAAALDLPVVSLRLVDPRFYHLDTALAVLDDRTVAFYPPAFDAPSCDRLRTLFPDAIEVADADAHAFGLNAVSDGRRVVLPAAATGFATQLRAAGFDPVGVELSELLKGGGSVKCCTLEVHS from the coding sequence ATGCCGTTTCCGGTCACCCGCACTCCGCGCATCCGCCACTACGTCATGACACCGCCGACATTCTTCGCCGTCGAGTACGCGATCAACCCGTGGATGGATCCCACGACGACGGTCGACACCCACCGCGCACTCGACCAGTGGGAGGCCCTGCGCCGCACCTACAAGGAACTCGGCCACACGGTGGAGCTGGTCGAACCGGTCGCCGGCCTGCCCGACATGGTCTACGCCGCCAACGGCGGAGTGCTGGTCGCCGGACACGCCGTGGTCGCCCGGTTCGCCTATCCGCAGCGCGCCGCCGAATCGGATGCCTACGCGGAGTGGATGAGCCGGCACGGGTACACCCCGGTGCGCACCGACCACGTCAACGAAGGCCAGGGCGACGTCCTCGTAGTCGGACGGCTCCTGTTGGCGGGCTACGGTTTTCGTACCGATGTCCGCGCGCACGCGGAGATCGCGGCCGCCCTCGACCTACCCGTGGTCAGCCTCCGGCTGGTCGATCCACGCTTCTATCACCTCGACACCGCGCTGGCGGTCCTCGACGACAGGACGGTGGCCTTCTACCCACCGGCATTCGACGCGCCGTCGTGTGACCGACTGCGCACGTTGTTTCCCGATGCCATCGAAGTCGCCGATGCCGATGCGCACGCCTTCGGACTGAATGCGGTGTCCGATGGACGCCGCGTCGTATTACCGGCTGCGGCAACGGGTTTCGCCACTCAGCTGCGCGCGGCAGGATTCGATCCCGTCGGTGTCGAGCTGTCCGAACTGCTCAAGGGCGGCGGCTCCGTCAAATGCTGCACGTTGGAGGTGCACTCATGA
- the rocD gene encoding ornithine--oxo-acid transaminase, with amino-acid sequence MTLTDHTTATDHATATEAVIAAEDRHVAHNYAPLPVVAATAEGAWITDVEGRRYLDCLAAYSAVNFGHRHPQIVAAAHAQLDAVTLVSRAFHSDRLAPFCQALAGLCGKDMVLPMNSGAEAVESGIKIARKWGTDVKGVPAGSGNIVVAHNNFHGRTTTIISFSDDDTARRGFGPYTPGFRAVPFGPDDPQADALAAAVDDHTVAVLLEPIQGEAGIIVPPDDYLPRVRRICTERGVLLIADEIQSGLARTGRTFACDHWGVVPDLYLLGKALGGGVLPLSAVVGDRDVLGVLHPGEHGSTFGGNPLAAAVGTSVIELLRTGEFQRRAFELGRHLHTRLEQLIGNGVVAVRGKGLWAGVDVAPALGTGKQISHALARRGVLVKDTHGSTLRFAPPLVITADEIDWAVDQFAAVLTERQ; translated from the coding sequence ATGACGCTCACTGACCACACGACCGCTACCGACCACGCGACCGCCACCGAGGCGGTGATCGCCGCCGAGGACCGCCATGTCGCGCACAACTACGCCCCGCTGCCCGTGGTGGCCGCGACGGCGGAAGGCGCGTGGATCACCGACGTGGAGGGCCGGCGGTATCTGGACTGCCTGGCCGCGTACTCGGCGGTGAACTTCGGCCACCGCCACCCGCAGATCGTCGCGGCCGCGCATGCCCAACTCGACGCCGTCACCCTGGTCAGCCGCGCCTTCCACTCCGACCGCCTGGCACCGTTCTGCCAGGCCCTGGCCGGGTTGTGCGGCAAAGACATGGTGCTGCCGATGAACAGCGGTGCCGAAGCCGTCGAGAGCGGTATCAAGATCGCCCGCAAATGGGGCACCGACGTCAAGGGAGTGCCCGCCGGGAGCGGCAACATCGTGGTGGCTCACAACAACTTCCATGGCCGCACCACCACGATCATCAGCTTCTCCGACGACGACACCGCCCGGCGCGGGTTCGGTCCGTACACACCCGGATTCCGCGCCGTGCCGTTCGGACCCGACGACCCTCAGGCCGACGCACTGGCCGCCGCCGTCGACGACCACACGGTCGCGGTACTCCTGGAACCGATCCAGGGCGAGGCCGGAATCATCGTTCCCCCCGACGACTACCTACCCCGCGTGCGCCGCATCTGCACCGAACGCGGCGTGCTGCTGATCGCCGACGAGATCCAGTCGGGTCTGGCGCGCACCGGTCGCACCTTCGCCTGCGACCACTGGGGCGTCGTGCCCGACCTGTACCTGCTCGGTAAGGCCCTCGGCGGCGGAGTGCTTCCGCTGTCTGCGGTGGTGGGCGACCGTGACGTGCTCGGCGTGCTGCATCCCGGCGAGCACGGCTCCACCTTCGGCGGCAACCCGCTGGCCGCGGCGGTGGGGACGTCGGTGATCGAACTGTTGCGCACCGGCGAATTCCAGCGCAGGGCATTTGAACTCGGCCGGCACCTGCACACGCGACTCGAACAACTGATCGGCAACGGTGTGGTCGCGGTGCGCGGTAAGGGACTGTGGGCGGGGGTCGATGTGGCCCCGGCGCTGGGTACCGGTAAGCAGATCAGTCACGCCCTGGCGCGGCGCGGAGTGCTGGTCAAGGACACCCACGGCTCGACACTGCGGTTCGCTCCGCCGCTGGTGATCACCGCCGACGAAATCGATTGGGCGGTCGATCAATTCGCCGCGGTGCTGACTGAACGGCAGTAG